A single Thermoplasmatales archaeon DNA region contains:
- a CDS encoding division/cell wall cluster transcriptional repressor MraZ, with product MAGELLEIDKFGRIYIPARLRAHINTKLVASKIGSQLVILSLPEGLNEVETTLEESAFKNQT from the coding sequence ATGGCTGGAGAATTATTGGAGATAGATAAATTCGGGAGAATATACATACCAGCACGCCTCCGCGCACACATTAACACTAAACTGGTTGCCTCGAAGATCGGGTCGCAGTTGGTTATCCTTTCCCTTCCAGAAGGACTCAACGAGGTCGAGACCACTCTGGAAGAATCTGCATTCAAGAACCAGACTTAA
- a CDS encoding helix-turn-helix domain-containing protein, which translates to MPKIISEKQKADIINAFKAGETVDKIASDTGISTKTIRKILADIEIDKQIDEKGKVDPILAQASPKYIKKQAEHLSTSMVRETDQLIENAKSYRPIETIYRRSVEKMGMDWFEFLEVAVENLYQDAVEEYMKKVEEAELKKIRPGNLELIKEMKELKQLEGDK; encoded by the coding sequence ATGCCTAAGATCATTTCCGAGAAACAGAAGGCGGACATCATAAACGCTTTCAAGGCTGGGGAAACTGTGGACAAGATTGCAAGCGACACAGGAATATCAACGAAAACTATACGGAAAATATTGGCCGACATCGAAATAGATAAGCAGATAGATGAGAAAGGGAAAGTGGATCCGATCCTCGCACAGGCCAGTCCAAAATACATCAAAAAGCAGGCAGAGCATCTCTCTACTAGTATGGTACGGGAAACAGATCAGCTCATCGAAAACGCAAAGAGCTACAGACCGATAGAAACTATCTACAGGAGAAGCGTGGAGAAAATGGGAATGGACTGGTTCGAGTTTCTAGAGGTCGCTGTGGAGAATCTGTACCAGGATGCGGTAGAGGAATATATGAAAAAGGTCGAAGAAGCTGAATTGAAAAAAATACGCCCTGGGAATCTGGAACTCATAAAAGAAATGAAGGAATTGAAGCAGTTGGAAGGTGACAAATGA